In Erigeron canadensis isolate Cc75 chromosome 1, C_canadensis_v1, whole genome shotgun sequence, a single window of DNA contains:
- the LOC122585008 gene encoding peroxisome biogenesis protein 22 isoform X2, with the protein MTDYSKEDFLQLIKRIGAYLSSKVSKIFNTQDVSVWAIAGLAVAVIFTYRLFRTPSEPRRRQPKRQAPASSSSGVNSHPDANLFPSNVGSSSEESRAQTVINEFFQPVKPTLGQIVRQRLSDGRKVTCRLLGVIFEESTPEELQNQATVRSSVLDVLLEITKFCDLYLMETVLDDESEKKALSALENAGIFTSGGLVKDKVLFCSTDIGRTSFVRQLEPDWHIDSSREIATQLARFIKYQLHISTTKTERIASNVFSSSSLEHFFIG; encoded by the exons ATGACTGATTACTCCAAGGAAGATTTTTTGCAGCTTATTAAGAGAATTGGGGCTTATTTATCTTCCAAagtttccaagattttcaatacccag GATGTGTCTGTGTGGGCTATAGCGGGGTTGGCTGTTGCAGTAATTTTCACATATAGATTGTTCAGGACACCCAGTGAACCTCGAAGAAGACAACCTAAGCGTCAAGCTCCCGCATCTAGCAGTTCCGGAGTCAATAGTCATCCTGATGCAAATTTATTTCCTTCCAACGTCGGTTCATCTTCTGAAGAGTCAAGAGCACAAACTGTTATTAATGAGTTCTTTCAGCCTGTAAAG CCTACTTTAGGACAAATAGTCAGACAAAGACTAAGTGATGGAAGGAAG GTAACTTGTCGCTTGCTTGGTGTTATATTTGAAGAAAGTACTCCTGAGGAACTTCAG AACCAAGCAACTGTGAGATCCTCTGTTTTAGATGTTCTTCTGGAGATTACAAAATTCTGTGACCTTTATCTCATGGAAACAGTCCTTGATGATGAAAGCGAA AAAAAGGCTTTATCGGCATTGGAAAATGCCGGGATTTTTACGTCGGGTGGCTTGGTCAAAGACAAG GTACTTTTTTGTAGCACAGACATTGGACGGACATCTTTTGTTCGACAGCTGGAGCCGGATTGGCATATAGACTCCAGTCGAGAAATCGCTACTCAGTTGGCG AGGTTCATCAAGTATCAGCTTCACATCTCCACTACCAAAACCGAAAGAATTGCTTCCAATGTTTTCAGTTCGTCATCCTTGGAACACTTTTTCATCGGTTAA
- the LOC122585008 gene encoding peroxisome biogenesis protein 22 isoform X1 yields MTDYSKEDFLQLIKRIGAYLSSKVSKIFNTQDVSVWAIAGLAVAVIFTYRLFRTPSEPRRRQPKRQAPASSSSGVNSHPDANLFPSNVGSSSEESRAQTVINEFFQPVKPTLGQIVRQRLSDGRKVTCRLLGVIFEESTPEELQQNQATVRSSVLDVLLEITKFCDLYLMETVLDDESEKKALSALENAGIFTSGGLVKDKVLFCSTDIGRTSFVRQLEPDWHIDSSREIATQLARFIKYQLHISTTKTERIASNVFSSSSLEHFFIG; encoded by the exons ATGACTGATTACTCCAAGGAAGATTTTTTGCAGCTTATTAAGAGAATTGGGGCTTATTTATCTTCCAAagtttccaagattttcaatacccag GATGTGTCTGTGTGGGCTATAGCGGGGTTGGCTGTTGCAGTAATTTTCACATATAGATTGTTCAGGACACCCAGTGAACCTCGAAGAAGACAACCTAAGCGTCAAGCTCCCGCATCTAGCAGTTCCGGAGTCAATAGTCATCCTGATGCAAATTTATTTCCTTCCAACGTCGGTTCATCTTCTGAAGAGTCAAGAGCACAAACTGTTATTAATGAGTTCTTTCAGCCTGTAAAG CCTACTTTAGGACAAATAGTCAGACAAAGACTAAGTGATGGAAGGAAG GTAACTTGTCGCTTGCTTGGTGTTATATTTGAAGAAAGTACTCCTGAGGAACTTCAG CAGAACCAAGCAACTGTGAGATCCTCTGTTTTAGATGTTCTTCTGGAGATTACAAAATTCTGTGACCTTTATCTCATGGAAACAGTCCTTGATGATGAAAGCGAA AAAAAGGCTTTATCGGCATTGGAAAATGCCGGGATTTTTACGTCGGGTGGCTTGGTCAAAGACAAG GTACTTTTTTGTAGCACAGACATTGGACGGACATCTTTTGTTCGACAGCTGGAGCCGGATTGGCATATAGACTCCAGTCGAGAAATCGCTACTCAGTTGGCG AGGTTCATCAAGTATCAGCTTCACATCTCCACTACCAAAACCGAAAGAATTGCTTCCAATGTTTTCAGTTCGTCATCCTTGGAACACTTTTTCATCGGTTAA